The proteins below are encoded in one region of Campylobacter helveticus:
- a CDS encoding aminopeptidase P family protein, which yields MNEFAKRVKNLREAMQNSYLDAYLVVNADPHLSEYLSDYYKVKDYLSGFKGSVGTLLFTQKEAYLWVDGRYWLQAEKELEGSGIVLQKQDKENTFQNWLKKNLDKNQILGCDFAVLNLALKKELENFCTLKHCDLIATLWENRPSLPKVQIYAHEKEYYSLSTKEKIALVREKMRELGAENHLISSLDDIAYLTNLRGGDVEYNPVFLSHLLIKQSEVLLFVDEGKIAHFLRLELENEGIILKPYESVIDELKNLENTTLLIEPSKMTALLIESLNSSVKLVEEINPSTYLKAIKSAKEISHIERAMIEDGVALCRFFAWLQEALVRGESIDEVDIDIKITEFRARSEYYVSNSFATIAAFKANGAFPHYKASKENCLKIEGDGFLLIDSGAQYKNGTTDITRVVPVGKLEKEQIHDYTLVLKAHIAISRAIFPKDIAMPLLDSITRMPLWEEQLDYIHGTGHGVGYFLNVHEGPQVLSYFAPVLEKMKAKEGMLTSIEPGIYKVGKWGVRLENLVINTKVKNPKNSSFGEFLYFRPVTLCPFELSCIDITLLDEKEKKWLNAYHKEVREKLAPYLKDDFKALKWLEDRTQTI from the coding sequence ATGAATGAATTTGCAAAAAGAGTAAAAAATTTACGCGAGGCTATGCAAAATAGTTATCTAGACGCGTATCTTGTGGTAAATGCCGACCCACATTTGAGTGAATATTTAAGCGATTATTATAAGGTAAAGGATTATTTAAGTGGCTTTAAGGGTTCTGTGGGGACCTTACTTTTTACGCAAAAAGAGGCTTATTTATGGGTTGATGGTAGGTATTGGCTACAGGCAGAAAAAGAACTCGAGGGAAGTGGCATAGTTTTACAAAAGCAAGATAAGGAAAATACTTTTCAAAATTGGCTTAAGAAAAATTTGGATAAAAATCAAATTTTGGGTTGCGATTTTGCTGTATTAAATTTGGCTCTTAAGAAAGAATTGGAAAATTTTTGCACACTTAAACATTGTGATTTAATCGCTACTCTTTGGGAAAATCGTCCAAGCTTACCAAAGGTGCAAATTTATGCTCACGAAAAAGAGTATTATTCTTTAAGCACTAAGGAAAAAATCGCTCTTGTAAGAGAAAAAATGCGTGAGCTAGGTGCGGAAAATCACCTTATCTCAAGTCTTGATGACATTGCTTATCTTACAAATTTAAGGGGCGGTGATGTGGAGTATAATCCTGTCTTTTTAAGCCATTTATTGATAAAGCAAAGCGAGGTTTTGCTTTTTGTTGATGAGGGAAAAATAGCACATTTTTTAAGGTTGGAACTTGAAAATGAGGGGATTATTTTAAAGCCTTATGAAAGTGTGATTGACGAGCTTAAAAATTTAGAAAATACGACTTTATTAATTGAGCCTAGTAAAATGACTGCTTTACTTATAGAATCTTTAAATTCCAGTGTAAAACTTGTGGAGGAAATCAACCCTAGCACATATTTAAAAGCCATAAAAAGTGCAAAAGAAATTTCTCACATTGAAAGGGCTATGATTGAAGATGGTGTGGCTTTATGCCGCTTTTTTGCTTGGCTGCAAGAGGCTTTGGTAAGGGGTGAGAGTATCGATGAGGTGGATATTGACATTAAGATTACTGAGTTTAGGGCTAGAAGCGAGTATTATGTGAGCAATAGCTTTGCGACCATAGCAGCTTTTAAAGCTAATGGTGCTTTTCCACATTATAAAGCAAGTAAGGAAAATTGTTTAAAGATTGAGGGCGATGGTTTTTTACTCATTGACTCAGGCGCTCAATACAAAAATGGCACGACTGACATCACTAGGGTTGTGCCTGTGGGTAAGTTGGAAAAAGAGCAAATTCACGATTATACTTTAGTCTTAAAGGCTCATATCGCAATTTCTAGGGCGATTTTTCCTAAAGACATCGCGATGCCTTTGCTTGATTCCATTACTAGAATGCCATTGTGGGAAGAACAGCTTGATTACATCCACGGCACAGGACACGGAGTAGGGTATTTTTTAAATGTTCATGAGGGTCCTCAGGTGCTGTCTTATTTTGCTCCGGTTCTTGAAAAAATGAAAGCCAAGGAGGGTATGCTCACCTCCATAGAGCCAGGAATTTATAAAGTGGGTAAATGGGGCGTGAGGCTTGAAAATTTGGTTATTAATACGAAAGTAAAAAATCCTAAAAATTCATCTTTTGGAGAATTTTTATATTTTAGACCCGTTACACTTTGCCCTTTTGAGCTAAGTTGTATTGATATAACTTTACTTGATGAAAAAGAAAAAAAGTGGCTTAATGCCTATCATAAAGAAGTTAGAGAAAAACTTGCCCCATATCTTAAAGATGATTTTAAAGCGTTAAAATGGCTTGAGGATAGAACCCAGACCATTTAA
- the folD gene encoding bifunctional methylenetetrahydrofolate dehydrogenase/methenyltetrahydrofolate cyclohydrolase FolD: MILLDGKALSLKIKEELKNTSVMLKTKGVEPCLAVILVGDDEASKTYVNAKAKACEACEIKSLVYKLDINTTQNELLALINTLNYDDSVHGILVQLPLPAHINKNLILESILSSKDVDGFHPINVGYLNLGIESGFLPCTPLGVMKLLKAYNINLEGLDSVVIGASNIVGRPMATMLLNAGASVSICHIKTKDLSFYTKKADLIIIAAGCVNLLKEDMVKEGAIIVDVGINRINNALVGDVDFNAVSKKVSHISPVPGGVGPMTIAMLLENTIKSAKNRLLNPQI; this comes from the coding sequence ATGATTTTACTTGACGGCAAGGCTTTAAGTCTTAAGATAAAAGAAGAGCTGAAAAATACAAGTGTAATGCTAAAAACTAAAGGCGTTGAACCTTGCTTGGCAGTCATTTTAGTCGGCGATGATGAGGCGAGCAAAACCTATGTCAATGCTAAAGCCAAAGCTTGTGAGGCTTGTGAAATCAAATCTTTAGTCTATAAACTAGATATTAACACGACACAAAATGAACTTTTAGCCCTCATCAACACACTCAATTACGATGATAGTGTGCATGGAATTTTAGTCCAACTTCCACTACCCGCACACATTAACAAAAACTTAATCCTTGAAAGCATTTTAAGCTCTAAAGATGTCGATGGTTTTCACCCCATCAATGTAGGCTATTTAAATTTAGGTATTGAAAGCGGTTTTTTACCTTGCACCCCTTTGGGAGTGATGAAGCTTTTAAAAGCTTACAATATCAATCTGGAGGGTTTAGATTCTGTAGTAATCGGTGCTTCAAATATTGTCGGTCGTCCTATGGCAACGATGCTTTTAAATGCGGGTGCTAGCGTAAGCATTTGCCATATTAAAACAAAGGATTTAAGTTTTTACACCAAAAAAGCAGATTTGATCATAATCGCCGCGGGCTGCGTGAATTTACTCAAAGAAGATATGGTAAAAGAGGGAGCCATCATAGTCGATGTGGGGATTAACCGCATTAATAATGCTTTGGTGGGTGATGTGGATTTTAATGCAGTTTCTAAAAAAGTCAGTCATATAAGCCCTGTTCCGGGTGGCGTAGGACCGATGACAATCGCAATGCTTCTTGAAAACACCATAAAATCAGCTAAAAATAGACTTTTAAACCCTCAAATTTAA
- the mltG gene encoding endolytic transglycosylase MltG, protein MEIPFLSTKNAININPKIPNVKYKIFFFIRNFFLIFTLGLGFYLIQPLPSNSVVYIPKGSVGQIIAHLKQNHYKLTSIDKYILFLLGHPQSGWINIGTKPLNRAEFLHKLTISKAALQTLTLIPGETSIVFLEFAAQKLNLDKNKLLAEFKKQASYEEGVFYPETYKIPKGITEDLLIQILLSYAQAHYKKTAEKIFGEYNPKKWHQYVITASVIQKEAASEEEMPVVASVIYNRLKIGMKLQMDGTLNYGTYSHTKITPQRIREDNSPYNTYKFEGLPKEAVCNVSLAAIRAAIFPQKTNYLYFMRDKKTGKHIFTTNLNEHNQVIKQQR, encoded by the coding sequence ATGGAAATTCCGTTTTTAAGCACCAAAAATGCGATAAATATTAATCCTAAAATTCCTAATGTAAAGTATAAAATTTTCTTTTTCATACGCAACTTCTTTTTAATTTTTACCTTAGGACTTGGCTTTTATCTCATCCAACCACTGCCTAGCAACTCCGTGGTTTATATCCCTAAAGGCTCTGTGGGGCAAATTATAGCACATTTAAAGCAAAATCATTACAAATTAACATCGATTGATAAATATATTCTCTTTTTGCTAGGACACCCACAATCAGGCTGGATAAATATAGGCACAAAACCTCTAAATAGAGCCGAATTTTTACATAAACTTACCATTTCAAAGGCTGCCCTACAAACGCTAACCCTAATCCCGGGCGAAACTAGCATTGTTTTTTTAGAATTTGCAGCACAAAAACTTAATTTAGACAAAAACAAGCTTTTAGCGGAATTTAAAAAACAAGCCTCTTACGAAGAGGGCGTGTTTTACCCAGAAACTTATAAAATACCAAAGGGCATAACGGAAGATTTACTCATACAAATTCTTCTTTCTTACGCACAAGCTCATTATAAAAAAACGGCGGAGAAAATTTTTGGTGAGTATAATCCTAAAAAATGGCATCAATATGTCATCACAGCCTCAGTCATTCAAAAAGAAGCCGCAAGTGAAGAAGAAATGCCCGTAGTCGCAAGTGTGATTTACAACAGACTTAAGATAGGTATGAAACTGCAAATGGATGGAACTTTAAACTATGGAACTTACTCACATACCAAAATCACGCCTCAAAGGATAAGAGAGGATAATAGCCCTTATAATACCTACAAATTTGAAGGTTTGCCTAAAGAAGCTGTGTGTAATGTCTCACTTGCTGCGATTCGTGCGGCGATTTTCCCACAAAAAACAAATTATTTATATTTTATGCGAGATAAAAAAACGGGTAAGCATATTTTTACTACAAATTTAAACGAACACAATCAAGTCATTAAACAGCAACGATAA
- a CDS encoding amino acid ABC transporter permease produces MDFHFILTHTPAFLQAAWLTLKLSFWGIVFSLIIGFFCVLMSFFKLKFLENLCKIYIEFSRNTPLLIQLFFLYYALPKLGLHLENIFPLNLLCLSVDESLRPAFACAIVGLSFLGGSYMAEALRAGLESVRKQQFEAGLSLGFSTFGNLRYVILPQALAVAMSGISANIIFLIKETSVVSIIALPDLVTLMKGLNSLTYKTDELLLMLFLGYLLIILPLSLTLSWLEKRLRYA; encoded by the coding sequence ATGGATTTTCATTTTATACTAACGCACACTCCCGCTTTTTTACAGGCGGCTTGGCTTACTTTAAAGCTTAGTTTTTGGGGTATAGTATTTTCTTTAATCATAGGCTTTTTTTGCGTTTTGATGAGTTTTTTTAAGTTGAAATTTCTAGAAAACTTATGTAAAATTTACATAGAATTTTCGCGCAATACTCCCCTTTTAATCCAACTTTTCTTCTTATATTATGCCTTGCCAAAACTAGGACTTCATCTTGAAAATATTTTTCCTTTAAATTTGCTTTGTCTTAGTGTCGATGAGAGTTTAAGACCGGCTTTTGCTTGTGCCATTGTGGGACTTAGTTTTTTAGGTGGTTCTTATATGGCGGAGGCTTTAAGGGCGGGTTTAGAGTCTGTAAGGAAGCAGCAGTTTGAGGCGGGGCTTAGCCTTGGTTTTAGCACTTTTGGAAATTTGCGTTATGTGATTTTGCCTCAGGCTTTAGCAGTGGCGATGAGTGGCATTAGTGCAAATATCATTTTTCTCATCAAGGAAACATCGGTCGTTAGTATTATAGCTTTGCCTGATTTAGTAACTTTGATGAAGGGTTTAAATTCGCTCACTTATAAAACAGATGAGCTTTTGTTAATGTTATTTTTGGGCTATTTGTTGATTATCTTACCGCTTTCTTTAACACTTTCTTGGCTAGAAAAAAGGCTAAGATATGCTTGA
- a CDS encoding DUF2972 domain-containing protein, which yields MKHLWGGGGGSKPCTLKFQFSFLLIKTLLKSSNLKAYKEVKPLLKTSYIPLKILLLQNLSFVSQHFDEVNLWLNSKEFKDKYERENHPYPPLLNPEKVNDKNYALSYEKIPAKLAWELNLPLPKNYKFAFFIYGSSAHVAMMDFFQASFNLIFHPVTDGLNEINPQDFYSTEFKDVAAFTRWYLKYKKFDEKGVYLSADLPFIILVRDPIGRIKHRANHGGIKRGKSHNTSFHLNDNIDEVLDRKRFYQQSPYPTLGAIPSLIKQSQLVNFSYTSTAKICNKEVYYIDASEVNPDKVMDSMRKYAKFFGKDLDEERLKGLEEFLKQKKMTELRYIIPLTLKIRSLNLEICLKGRKGNLKDYAKELVDKDLENLKVFDIIALAMSEEDFKALKEDEKLFNETKIYLNEFVKKLDNLRQKYVETYVKEKDVLEYLKTYKYEALTLKKVLDKEFTHIKENRPDIVASWKYYGEFEKNCKELN from the coding sequence TTGAAACACTTGTGGGGGGGGGGGGGGGGTAGTAAGCCCTGCACTTTAAAATTTCAATTTTCTTTCTTACTCATAAAAACCTTACTTAAATCTTCAAATTTAAAAGCCTATAAAGAAGTCAAACCTCTTTTAAAAACATCTTATATTCCTTTAAAAATTTTACTTTTACAAAATTTATCTTTTGTCTCACAACATTTTGATGAAGTCAATTTATGGCTCAATTCTAAAGAATTTAAAGACAAATATGAAAGGGAAAACCACCCTTATCCTCCATTACTTAACCCTGAGAAAGTCAATGATAAAAACTATGCTCTAAGTTATGAAAAAATACCTGCTAAATTAGCTTGGGAATTAAATTTACCTTTGCCGAAAAATTATAAATTTGCATTTTTTATTTACGGAAGCTCTGCACACGTAGCGATGATGGATTTTTTTCAAGCGAGTTTTAATTTAATTTTTCATCCCGTAACAGATGGTTTAAATGAAATTAATCCTCAAGATTTCTACTCCACAGAATTTAAAGATGTTGCAGCCTTTACTAGATGGTATTTGAAATATAAAAAATTTGATGAAAAAGGGGTTTATTTAAGTGCTGATTTACCTTTTATCATTTTAGTAAGAGACCCTATTGGCAGGATAAAACATAGGGCAAATCACGGAGGGATAAAGAGAGGTAAAAGCCACAATACTTCCTTTCATCTTAATGATAACATTGACGAAGTTTTGGATAGAAAAAGATTTTATCAACAAAGCCCCTATCCAACCTTAGGCGCTATACCCTCTTTAATCAAACAATCCCAACTTGTCAATTTTTCTTACACAAGCACAGCTAAAATTTGCAATAAAGAAGTGTATTATATCGATGCGAGTGAAGTCAATCCTGATAAGGTAATGGATAGTATGAGAAAATATGCTAAGTTTTTTGGAAAAGATTTGGATGAAGAGAGATTAAAAGGCTTGGAGGAATTTTTAAAACAAAAGAAAATGACGGAACTAAGATACATTATCCCACTCACTCTAAAAATCCGTTCTTTAAATTTAGAAATTTGCCTTAAAGGAAGAAAGGGGAATCTTAAGGATTATGCTAAAGAACTCGTTGATAAAGATTTAGAGAATTTAAAGGTATTTGACATCATCGCTTTAGCAATGAGTGAGGAAGACTTTAAAGCTTTAAAAGAAGATGAAAAATTATTTAATGAAACAAAAATTTATCTTAATGAATTTGTTAAAAAATTAGATAATTTAAGGCAAAAATATGTTGAAACTTATGTGAAAGAAAAAGATGTATTAGAATATCTTAAAACATACAAATACGAAGCCCTAACTCTTAAAAAAGTTTTGGATAAAGAATTTACCCACATTAAAGAAAATCGCCCTGACATTGTTGCTTCGTGGAAGTATTATGGGGAATTTGAGAAAAATTGTAAAGAATTAAATTAA
- the lepB gene encoding signal peptidase I, which yields MNFLKKFYTFFNSWTGTIIFVLLVIFFFIQAFIIPSGSMKNTLLVGEMLFVKKFSYGIPTPHIPWLEIPILPDFDDDGHLISGEGPKRGDIVVFRYPKDEKIHFVKRCVAKGNDRVIYANKTLYVSMSEGEDFMRENYPKDDLIKLGGRLFVKEPYKQKGIHYEEDKNMDEIIEKFALLGQFAMSKTSFKELGAAYVFDVPENEYFMMGDNRDFSSDSRFWGSVPYKLVVGQPWFVYMSFDKDYNIRWERIGRFVDTLENEEKFIKDDDSEDSLS from the coding sequence ATGAATTTTTTGAAAAAATTTTACACTTTTTTTAATTCTTGGACGGGAACAATTATCTTTGTTTTACTTGTGATATTCTTTTTTATCCAAGCTTTCATTATCCCTAGTGGCTCGATGAAAAACACTCTCTTAGTCGGCGAAATGCTTTTTGTTAAGAAATTTAGCTACGGAATTCCTACTCCGCATATTCCTTGGCTTGAAATTCCTATTTTACCAGATTTTGACGATGATGGGCATCTTATTAGTGGGGAGGGACCAAAACGAGGCGATATAGTCGTTTTTAGATACCCAAAAGACGAAAAAATTCACTTCGTTAAACGCTGTGTGGCTAAGGGAAATGATAGAGTTATTTATGCAAATAAAACCCTTTATGTCAGTATGAGTGAGGGAGAGGATTTTATGCGAGAAAATTATCCCAAAGATGACCTTATAAAACTTGGCGGACGACTTTTTGTCAAAGAGCCTTATAAACAAAAGGGAATTCACTATGAAGAAGATAAAAATATGGATGAAATCATCGAAAAATTTGCACTTTTAGGACAATTTGCAATGTCAAAAACAAGCTTTAAAGAGCTGGGGGCAGCTTATGTTTTTGATGTGCCAGAAAATGAATATTTTATGATGGGAGATAATAGGGACTTTTCCTCAGATAGTCGCTTCTGGGGTTCTGTGCCTTATAAGCTTGTCGTAGGGCAACCTTGGTTTGTCTATATGTCTTTTGATAAAGATTATAACATACGCTGGGAGAGGATAGGACGCTTCGTTGATACTTTAGAAAATGAAGAAAAATTCATAAAAGATGATGATAGCGAAGATTCTTTAAGCTAA
- a CDS encoding MFS transporter has translation MFQIQKKIFWLNFFIVVIIAFNLRAPITSMGPMIDVIADFYTLNSTLAGALTALPLVAFGTISFIVGYFSPLRAIIGALFLIVLGELIRSYAGISGLFGGMFLLGCGIAFANVLLPSFIKEKFPNKISSLMGIYSLVLSISSIFGIAFATPLLKFFAVPEAMAFWAIFALIALVAYYPQMKNGRIKRKKSKNTLKIKLYAHKTAWKITLFMGTQSFLAYALFFWYVQFIVEKGFDKDFATNAVLLAQLVALPISLFGPLLLGKLPLRLHTPYVASLCALYVIAFFILYAFDSAFMVLLSAFLIGIPWGGVFGIALLFIAQKSQNAKIATKLSAFAQGCGYLIAAQAPWIIGLLHDIFHTFSWGILLLVFVGIGVNIFGYLAYKAEKIAP, from the coding sequence ATGTTTCAAATTCAAAAAAAGATTTTTTGGCTCAATTTCTTCATCGTTGTCATCATAGCCTTTAATCTTCGCGCACCCATTACTTCAATGGGTCCTATGATAGATGTTATCGCAGATTTTTATACGCTCAATTCTACCTTAGCGGGGGCTTTGACCGCGTTGCCCCTTGTAGCTTTTGGGACCATTTCTTTCATCGTGGGCTATTTTTCCCCACTTAGAGCTATTATAGGTGCTTTATTTTTGATTGTATTAGGGGAATTAATCCGCTCTTACGCTGGAATTTCGGGGCTTTTTGGCGGAATGTTTTTGCTAGGTTGCGGCATAGCTTTTGCTAATGTTTTGCTTCCAAGTTTTATAAAAGAAAAATTTCCTAATAAAATTTCCTCACTTATGGGAATTTATAGCCTTGTTTTAAGCATTTCCTCTATATTTGGTATCGCCTTTGCAACGCCTCTTTTGAAATTTTTTGCCGTGCCTGAAGCTATGGCTTTTTGGGCTATTTTTGCTTTGATTGCACTCGTTGCTTACTATCCTCAAATGAAAAATGGCAGAATTAAACGCAAAAAAAGTAAAAATACTCTCAAAATCAAACTTTACGCCCACAAAACCGCTTGGAAAATCACGCTTTTTATGGGGACACAGAGTTTTTTAGCTTATGCTTTATTTTTTTGGTATGTGCAATTTATCGTAGAAAAAGGCTTTGATAAAGACTTTGCCACAAATGCCGTTTTATTAGCCCAGCTTGTAGCCTTGCCCATTTCTCTTTTTGGACCTTTGCTTTTGGGAAAACTTCCCCTAAGGCTTCATACACCTTATGTCGCTAGTTTGTGTGCGTTATATGTCATCGCCTTTTTCATACTATATGCTTTTGATAGTGCTTTTATGGTGCTTTTGAGTGCTTTTCTTATAGGAATTCCTTGGGGCGGTGTTTTTGGTATAGCCTTACTCTTCATCGCTCAAAAAAGTCAAAATGCCAAAATCGCCACAAAACTCTCCGCTTTCGCACAAGGTTGTGGCTATTTAATCGCTGCGCAAGCTCCTTGGATTATCGGCTTACTACACGATATTTTTCACACTTTTTCTTGGGGAATTTTACTTTTGGTTTTTGTTGGTATAGGCGTTAATATCTTTGGATACCTCGCCTATAAGGCTGAAAAAATAGCCCCTTAA
- a CDS encoding AsmA-like C-terminal domain-containing protein, translating into MKKKILYFTLGILGLIFIAFLVLKNGISIPSVQFDFLKLEQLYIKMDKKLILRAKNIVVNENNASTNSNETSQTIVSKELIKIAENLKYLYALVEEINIENLTFGEHKAQIYFNGNEFFIDGDLFFLKLSLKHENDELKAQIQKLFLKEYGVDMVGDLSINTKSEFYHLKAGANSSFLDFNTTLSYKEGQLSYKIENINIKNIDTIAKHTRAKVKLPEELDLWIFKRAKAEFYHLDFLEGFADFARGEYYLDEIKAQGFAKNVSVRLDEKITPIKIPSLKINFSKQKLDLNFARANYNGANLNGSKVYLYDLLNSKKAGIYLLIKTGGMIFDEKLANALKNYEFSLPFYQKSGKTSGFVELKIGFHKDAKVFYKGNLTLANATLSLADFNLNSALVQFDNGKLNIDANGVSNSFLNANLKANIDLEQKNGVFDTQLTRLYYEDYFDMRNQSVKLLLDFKEAVKLDIPAWNAHLNFSEGLEANLENLKTFMPYFSAAKSVGLSDIKHLRYKSANFVDFNLSINNASFEKRFLINGKSPYTQDSFEIRSLGGNLTLDSKSNLISASFTPNIKEIHLKNLTFLYEKGESEKSFALETNPHNIKIGGANVGVILLDMNKTLHFERLEASLNKAVLNANASSGKAQITFHKSPQRLNLVVNNMDDEFLNLFLQKEAFREGVFNAKVEGSGDEFFEGEFEVKNTYVKDLKGINQLVSFVDTVPSLVMFRAPTFNQKGLHIQNGKVLFNRKKDLLSFDAINLEGDSVDLFGLGSANLRLNTLDLNLELKTLKSASDAISKVPILNYVVLGDKQVISTNIKVNGSIDNPKFNTQILTDTLKTPFNLIKNVIKLPMNLFN; encoded by the coding sequence ATGAAAAAGAAAATTTTATACTTTACATTAGGAATTTTAGGATTAATATTTATCGCATTTTTGGTGCTTAAAAACGGAATTTCCATACCAAGTGTCCAATTTGATTTTTTAAAATTGGAGCAATTATATATAAAAATGGATAAAAAACTAATACTTAGAGCAAAAAATATCGTAGTCAATGAAAATAATGCCTCCACAAATTCTAATGAAACCAGCCAAACTATCGTTTCTAAAGAACTTATAAAAATTGCAGAAAATTTAAAATACCTTTACGCTCTTGTTGAGGAGATAAATATAGAAAATCTCACTTTTGGCGAACATAAAGCACAAATTTATTTTAATGGAAATGAATTTTTTATCGATGGGGATTTATTTTTTTTAAAGCTTAGTTTAAAGCACGAAAACGATGAGCTTAAAGCACAAATTCAAAAACTCTTTTTAAAAGAATACGGCGTTGATATGGTTGGAGACCTAAGTATCAACACGAAAAGCGAATTTTATCATTTAAAGGCGGGGGCAAATTCTTCTTTTTTGGATTTTAATACCACACTTTCTTACAAAGAAGGGCAGCTTTCTTATAAAATCGAGAATATTAATATTAAAAATATCGACACGATTGCCAAGCACACAAGAGCAAAGGTTAAATTACCAGAAGAGCTTGATTTGTGGATTTTTAAAAGGGCTAAGGCGGAGTTTTATCATTTAGATTTTTTAGAGGGTTTTGCGGACTTTGCTAGGGGGGAGTATTATTTAGACGAGATTAAGGCACAGGGTTTTGCTAAAAATGTTTCGGTGCGTTTGGATGAGAAAATCACACCGATTAAAATTCCTAGCCTTAAAATCAATTTTTCTAAACAAAAGCTTGATTTAAATTTTGCTAGGGCGAATTATAATGGGGCAAATCTAAACGGAAGCAAGGTATATTTGTATGATTTGTTAAATTCCAAAAAAGCAGGAATTTACCTTTTGATTAAAACGGGTGGGATGATTTTTGACGAAAAATTGGCTAATGCTTTAAAAAATTATGAATTTTCTCTACCTTTTTATCAAAAAAGTGGCAAAACGAGCGGATTTGTGGAGCTTAAGATAGGCTTTCATAAAGATGCAAAAGTTTTTTATAAGGGGAATTTAACTTTAGCAAATGCCACACTTTCTTTGGCGGACTTTAATTTAAATTCCGCTTTAGTGCAGTTTGATAATGGCAAACTTAACATTGACGCAAACGGAGTTAGCAACAGCTTTTTAAATGCAAATTTAAAAGCAAATATTGATTTAGAGCAAAAAAATGGCGTGTTTGATACCCAGCTTACTAGGCTTTATTATGAAGATTATTTTGATATGAGAAATCAAAGCGTAAAGCTTCTTCTAGACTTTAAAGAGGCTGTAAAACTTGATATCCCAGCGTGGAACGCACATTTAAATTTTAGCGAGGGTTTGGAAGCAAATTTGGAGAATTTAAAAACTTTTATGCCTTATTTTAGTGCGGCAAAAAGTGTGGGGCTAAGTGATATTAAGCATTTGCGTTATAAGAGTGCGAATTTTGTGGATTTTAATTTGAGTATTAATAATGCAAGTTTTGAAAAACGCTTTTTGATTAATGGCAAAAGCCCTTATACTCAGGATAGTTTTGAAATTCGAAGTTTGGGAGGAAATTTAACGCTTGATTCAAAGAGTAATTTAATTAGTGCAAGTTTTACGCCAAATATAAAAGAAATTCATCTTAAAAATCTCACCTTTCTTTATGAAAAGGGAGAAAGTGAAAAGAGTTTTGCATTGGAGACAAATCCGCACAATATTAAAATCGGCGGAGCAAATGTAGGTGTTATCCTTTTAGATATGAATAAAACTTTACATTTTGAGCGTTTGGAAGCTTCTTTAAATAAAGCCGTCCTCAATGCTAATGCGAGTAGCGGTAAAGCACAAATAACTTTTCATAAATCTCCCCAAAGATTAAATTTAGTGGTAAATAATATGGATGATGAATTTTTAAATCTCTTTTTACAAAAAGAGGCTTTTAGGGAGGGAGTTTTTAATGCAAAAGTCGAGGGAAGTGGCGATGAATTTTTTGAGGGAGAATTTGAAGTTAAAAATACTTATGTTAAAGATTTAAAAGGAATTAATCAGCTTGTTTCTTTTGTCGATACTGTGCCGTCTTTAGTGATGTTTAGAGCGCCAACTTTCAATCAAAAGGGCTTGCATATACAAAATGGCAAAGTTTTATTTAACCGCAAAAAAGATTTGCTGAGTTTTGATGCGATAAATCTTGAAGGCGATAGTGTGGATTTGTTTGGTTTGGGGAGTGCGAATTTAAGACTTAATACTCTTGATTTAAACCTAGAGCTTAAAACTTTAAAATCAGCGTCCGATGCTATTTCTAAGGTGCCGATTTTAAATTATGTTGTTTTGGGAGATAAGCAAGTCATTAGCACAAACATCAAGGTCAATGGCTCGATAGATAATCCTAAATTCAATACACAAATTCTTACGGATACGCTTAAAACTCCATTTAATCTTATAAAAAATGTCATAAAGCTACCTATGAATTTATTTAATTAA